One region of Tachysurus vachellii isolate PV-2020 chromosome 11, HZAU_Pvac_v1, whole genome shotgun sequence genomic DNA includes:
- the LOC132854077 gene encoding N-acetyllactosaminide beta-1,3-N-acetylglucosaminyltransferase 3-like isoform X1 — translation MVVLPRNIGRRRCTGKLEVVSLLITATLCLLVMLQIYLQDKKSQTLRQDKILRKQKPEPQTWPDMFLNSVPKCTQNSSASKIQNFSTLPKIIQDFLFYQHCRHFPMLLNNPGKCGGPQNSADVFLLLVIKSSPPNYDRREVLRKTWALERLQSGVWIRTVFISGTTGDGYEKERLNKLLELENREYQDILQWDFDDTFYNLTLKQILFLEWMEKFCPDAHFLLNGDDDIFANTDNMVQYLTGLDDNDGSKHLFTGHLIQYGRPIRHPDSKYNIPVQVHKSDSYPPYCGGGGFLLSQFTSRVIYTMSHSIPLLPIDDVYMGMCLEKARLQPRHHIGVRTFGLYVPSGQHEAYNPCYYREVLLVHRFLPYQIYIMWHEIHRDLNCTKRTKVNENSEIFML, via the exons ATGGTGGTGCTGCCGAGGAATATCG GACGCAGGAGATGTACAGGGAAGCTGGAGGTGGTGTCACTGCTCATCACGGCCACTCTGTGTTTGTTAGTAATGCTGCAAATATACCTCCAGGACAAGAAATCACAAACTTTAAGACAAGACAAAATCTTGAGAAAGCAGAAACCTGAACCACAGACATGGCCGGACATGTTCCTAAACTCAGTCCCCAAGTGTACGCAAAACTCATCTGCCTCCAAGATTCAAAACTTCTCAACTTTACCTAAGATTATCCAAGACTTCCTGTTTTACCAGCACTGTCGCCATTTCCCCATGCTGCTCAACAATCCTGGGAAGTGCGGCGGACCACAGAACTCCGCAGATGTTTTCCTACTGTTGGTCATTAAAAGTTCTCCACCCAACTACGATCGGCGTGAGGTTCTGCGAAAAACGTGGGCTTTGGAGCGGCTTCAAAGCGGTGTGTGGATCCGCACCGTGTTCATATCTGGAACCACAGGAGACGGTTACGAGAAGGAAAGACTGAATAAACTCCTGGAGCTGGAGAACCGCGAGTACCAGGACATTCTTCAGTGGGACTTTGATGATACCTTTTACAACCTCACACTGAAGCAGATCTTATTCCTGGAGTGGATGGAGAAGTTTTGCCCAGATGCACACTTTCTCCTCAATGGAGATGATGACATTTTTGCCAACACAGACAATATGGTGCAGTACCTCACGGGCTTAGATGATAATGATGGAAGCAAACATCTTTTTACCGGCCACTTGATCCAATATGGGCGGCCGATCCGGCACCCGGACAGTAAATACAACATCCCTGTACAAGTCCATAAATCAGACAGCTATCCTCCCTACTGTGGCGGTGGTGGCTTCCTGCTGTCACAATTCACTTCCAGAGTTATCTACACCATGTCTCACTCCATACCCCTGCTTCCCATCGATGATGTTTACATGGGAATGTGTCTGGAAAAGGCTAGACTTCAACCCAGACATCATATAGGAGTGAGGACATTTGGCCTGTACGTTCCTTCGGGTCAACATGAGGCATACAATCCGTGCTACTACCGTGAGGTTCTCCTGGTCCACAGGTTCCTCCCATACCAGATTTATATTATGTGGCATGAAATCCACAGAGATTTGAATTGTACAAAGAGAACAAAAGTGAATGAGAATTCTGAGATTTTCATGCTTTAA
- the LOC132854077 gene encoding N-acetyllactosaminide beta-1,3-N-acetylglucosaminyltransferase 3-like isoform X2, translating into MLQIYLQDKKSQTLRQDKILRKQKPEPQTWPDMFLNSVPKCTQNSSASKIQNFSTLPKIIQDFLFYQHCRHFPMLLNNPGKCGGPQNSADVFLLLVIKSSPPNYDRREVLRKTWALERLQSGVWIRTVFISGTTGDGYEKERLNKLLELENREYQDILQWDFDDTFYNLTLKQILFLEWMEKFCPDAHFLLNGDDDIFANTDNMVQYLTGLDDNDGSKHLFTGHLIQYGRPIRHPDSKYNIPVQVHKSDSYPPYCGGGGFLLSQFTSRVIYTMSHSIPLLPIDDVYMGMCLEKARLQPRHHIGVRTFGLYVPSGQHEAYNPCYYREVLLVHRFLPYQIYIMWHEIHRDLNCTKRTKVNENSEIFML; encoded by the coding sequence ATGCTGCAAATATACCTCCAGGACAAGAAATCACAAACTTTAAGACAAGACAAAATCTTGAGAAAGCAGAAACCTGAACCACAGACATGGCCGGACATGTTCCTAAACTCAGTCCCCAAGTGTACGCAAAACTCATCTGCCTCCAAGATTCAAAACTTCTCAACTTTACCTAAGATTATCCAAGACTTCCTGTTTTACCAGCACTGTCGCCATTTCCCCATGCTGCTCAACAATCCTGGGAAGTGCGGCGGACCACAGAACTCCGCAGATGTTTTCCTACTGTTGGTCATTAAAAGTTCTCCACCCAACTACGATCGGCGTGAGGTTCTGCGAAAAACGTGGGCTTTGGAGCGGCTTCAAAGCGGTGTGTGGATCCGCACCGTGTTCATATCTGGAACCACAGGAGACGGTTACGAGAAGGAAAGACTGAATAAACTCCTGGAGCTGGAGAACCGCGAGTACCAGGACATTCTTCAGTGGGACTTTGATGATACCTTTTACAACCTCACACTGAAGCAGATCTTATTCCTGGAGTGGATGGAGAAGTTTTGCCCAGATGCACACTTTCTCCTCAATGGAGATGATGACATTTTTGCCAACACAGACAATATGGTGCAGTACCTCACGGGCTTAGATGATAATGATGGAAGCAAACATCTTTTTACCGGCCACTTGATCCAATATGGGCGGCCGATCCGGCACCCGGACAGTAAATACAACATCCCTGTACAAGTCCATAAATCAGACAGCTATCCTCCCTACTGTGGCGGTGGTGGCTTCCTGCTGTCACAATTCACTTCCAGAGTTATCTACACCATGTCTCACTCCATACCCCTGCTTCCCATCGATGATGTTTACATGGGAATGTGTCTGGAAAAGGCTAGACTTCAACCCAGACATCATATAGGAGTGAGGACATTTGGCCTGTACGTTCCTTCGGGTCAACATGAGGCATACAATCCGTGCTACTACCGTGAGGTTCTCCTGGTCCACAGGTTCCTCCCATACCAGATTTATATTATGTGGCATGAAATCCACAGAGATTTGAATTGTACAAAGAGAACAAAAGTGAATGAGAATTCTGAGATTTTCATGCTTTAA